AAAAGTGTCTTCTGGGAATCGAACTAGAGATCGTTCACATCAGAAGCAAggcatttatacacacacacacacacacacacacacatacacagctagaCAACTGTCCAGAGAGAAGCAGATTGAATAGGGTTAAGATGCCATTACTCTGTGTTGCTGTTCAGCAGGGGAGCGGTCAGGAGCGTGGGAACCTTTGTAGCAGACGGAGGAAGATGCCGGAGCAAAGCATCAGAATACCCCCCCGGCCGTGTCAGGCTCCGCCCCTGGCCGCATCAGGCTCCGCCCCACGGCCGATagaagtgcggggggggggggaaatcgcaCGCTCCACTCCTTGTACTTCCTGAaaacatgtcccccagtgccgaaCACAGCGAAGCGGGGGTTAACAAGGCACGCACGCACACCTGCAGTTGCAGCCCAAAATCCTCGTTCTGTCCGAGGTCTCTGACTGGGCGAGTGGTTGGTGGGTGCTGCTGCAAGTTATAGAAGCAGCGCCAGCAGGGAAAAGTCATgcctcataaataaaaaaaactcagagAGAGCCGAAAGTCCCAGCAGGGAGATTAGCCAGAATAGTGCCTCCATGCCCTAGAACCCCCGGACAGAGATAACACCCTCAGTTCACCCAGACGGCATAGACATAAGACGGGGGGGGGCAGAGAGCGATTGCagtatacttatctgctcctgcagtctTCTCCCTCTGTTCAGGACCAGCAGGGTTCACCTCTTCAGACGTCTGACTCCAGGAGTGCAGTGCTATGGATGGAGGGCAGCAGCAGGTGACCCaggagctggtgggatgccggagctaacaggtcgagcccggatccacttatcttcttggggggaaatggaggcagccaggcaacgtcccaaagacggcggcgggcactccacgggggacaaggaaggcgccatgccgacctgagttcccatctagaataaaaataacaaaaaggagtagaatcagagagtgtcaacctccttcaccagacactaagcaaagactgagcttctcctggtggagtcggggggtatagcccgaggaggaggagctcttttgtatttgcatagtgtccctcctactaatacctctaagctatacccatggtctgtgtcccccaatggaaaaaagtacgagaaaaaTGGATTAACGTGTCACAGTTGCAGCAAACATGTGAGTCACACTGCAGCCAATGAATAGACAGTGATTGTCTGTAGTGGCCACATGTGGCTAGACACCATGCAGAACAGCAATAGAAAGTGGCTGGTGCACCCAAACTACAGTGCAGGAGATGCAGAAATTTTTCCAGGTGACTAAAACATTCCCTGCTTTCTGCCTGATCAGGTCAGCTCAGTGGGCATGTTATTTCTTATTAGCCTGTTCAATCCCTATATCTTCCTGTCGGCAGATGTCAGGGAGGACAGCCTGATGGTCACCATGGGCATGTCAGAAAACATCACCACATAAATAAAATGTTGGTATATCTATGACCAGTATAATATGAGACTATTTCCTGGCAATTTATATTAGTTGCCCTGCAGAATCCCTAATTAATAATTTCAGCAAGAGCTGTGCTCGGTGTGCCAGAATAAGTTTGACAGCTGCCTAGAGTCACTGCCAAAAGGTGATACTGGCCAATCTCCCCACTTCTGGGATGATCAACCAGTGTCATAGACAAAGACTGCTAAATCCATTTGCTAAAACGCACATGAACAaggttcttttttttcccctcaataAAACTTGTTCACAAACTGCagctattttagatttttttatttatttctaagcTGAAGTCAGGAGTAGATTTTTAGGATTATAAatttacaggaaaaaaaactcTTTTTTTCTTTGGATATCATCATTTGTTTTGGCCAATAACTTGGCACGGAAAAGACGTGGAAACCAGAATTATACTTTTCCTGACAAAGAGTGTCATTATCAAACAGACATTTATAGTATTGTGTGACCCCAGATCTCCTACCTTCACGCTATCGTTCTCATCCTGAGATGAAGAGCAATGGTCATTTTCCAGGCCCGTCTGTGCCGGACTCTGAGAAATCTTCTGCCTTTTACTTGATAGGTACTGTGTTTCTTGGCTGTCAGAATTATCATCACGCTCTGTCTCATCTTCGTCAGGTTTCTGTGTGTTGTCCTCAGCTACGCACTCCTCGGTATCTTCTTGGCTGACGCTGCCTTGAGTGTCCTCTTTGAAATATTTTCGACTTGAAGCTGTAAGATGGATCGGTTGGCCAtaatccattttgtgcaaaagttGTCTCTGAGCACTTTTCAAGCTCTTCTGGTACACTTCAAGTTGGCATAGTATGACTTTGGTGTATTCACTAGGATCCACACCTTTCGGGCAGAAGGGAACACCCCAGTAATAGTGAACCGTGCCTCCACTTTGATTCGTCTTGCCTGCCCTACAATCAGAGCTTTCAATGCCCTTCTCACAGTCCAATTTTTTGGCTTTGTCAGTATGAAAAGTCTCTGTCTTCCCGCAGTCATTTTGATATAAACTTTCTCCTTGGGAGCATGAGGTAGGCAACATAGACAAGGAGTCTATCTGGGGACTCTCTGAGCAGTGTGTGCATTGGTCATCTAGGTCATCTACTGGCCTGTCAACACTTGGGCTTATTTCCTGAAACAGTCTGCAAGGAATCAGTTTGCATGGACGTGGGGACTTCTTTGGAAAAACGGGGCTTAATGCAAGTTCTTTAGCAGGGGAGGCTTTTACAAAGTTGCTACTGGTACATGGAGACAGAGCAGACTGTAGACAGTTTTCAATGCATGAAATAGGATCCTTGCAGTTAGGAGACAAGATGACACTCGAGCTTTCCACAATATCTTGACTTAAACGTTGCAAACGCACAACTGGGCTTTTTGCTGAGATTTCACCTGAAGGTTTAGACTCCTTGGAGGAATGTGGTTCTTTTTCACAGTATTCATGACTTGAAGATGCTCCACTGGTTAACTCATCTTTTGTGGCACTAACGAGAATATCAGGAACTTGACAGCTCTGAAAAGAAAGGTACAGCATGAGTCGGACATGCTAATTAAAAATAGTTAAAGGGATTTACTGACAATTGTACATTACTACAGTATGTGACTTTCCAACCTGCTTTGTGTTATTTGTCTTTCAATACATGGCCACTTGTAAGATCCCTACTTGCTGTCCGAAGGTGAATAAAACACTACCTAGACTAGGCAATGCTCTGTAAGCTTTGGGCTGGGGCTACATATTGTGAATGAGACTGTTGCAAAGAACCAATTTTGGTCCAAGGTTGCAAATCTTTGCAATCATAGACCACAATACAAATACAAGCTGCGAGTGAACACAACTTGCCTGTGCCCTTTGGAGCTGTTCACACAGCGGATTTTGGCACTGTCAAAATCCACGCTGGTTTCTGCCGGAGTTGTTCACTTTACAGGCTATGGACCTCGTGGCTTAGCTATTGAATGGAGCTAAGCCGTGGGTGGAGAGCTGCTGCAGCTTcaagaatagagatgagcgaacttctgttttaagttcggcgtctaaagttcgggtttggattagcggagaatcccgatctggaaccggatatggattctgacttccgttgtggtccgtggtagcggaatcaataatcggccattattgattccgctaccacggaccacaacggaagtcagaatccatatccggttccagatcgggattctccgctaatccaaacccgaactttagacgccgaacttaaaacagaagttcccTCATCTCTATTCAAGAAGAAACATGTCGCTTCCTAGCATGGTCCTATATGTAGCTTTTGACTCAAATACCGGCCTCAGAAATAAAGATGGACATTGTGGTTTTGGCCTCCATTTTTAGGATCTTTTAGTCATCATTACAGGTTTGCAGAGGCCTTGaggtgcaaaaacaaaaaaactacattttttcattttcacaagggttaAAGGAAACTAACCCATGCTCTATCCTTTTGCTCACTTTCCCTATTTAGAACGCATGCATAGCTCAGCCTGCATGTGTATATGAGAATGGGGTGGGAGTGGGGGGACAGCTGATGGCTGAAAATAATGGCGTTCAAGCCAGCCTAACTGATTAAGTTCACAGATTCCATCATACTTGGCTCTGCTCCCTCTGCAAatgcagaggacgcagcagttgcagagagagctgagcctttaggtgtaacagcaacgtccacgttgctcctagaggctcatttacatatattaaaacataatttttctcagaaatgcgggcacatatgaacaatggaccaacacagatgtcttcagctgccaagtgcacatgtaacaggtcagccagta
The Bufo gargarizans isolate SCDJY-AF-19 chromosome 2, ASM1485885v1, whole genome shotgun sequence genome window above contains:
- the UIMC1 gene encoding BRCA1-A complex subunit RAP80 isoform X1 yields the protein MTEEEQLALAVQMSQQEQAKPEGYTQEEEDELIKKAIEESLHSCQVPDILVSATKDELTSGASSSHEYCEKEPHSSKESKPSGEISAKSPVVRLQRLSQDIVESSSVILSPNCKDPISCIENCLQSALSPCTSSNFVKASPAKELALSPVFPKKSPRPCKLIPCRLFQEISPSVDRPVDDLDDQCTHCSESPQIDSLSMLPTSCSQGESLYQNDCGKTETFHTDKAKKLDCEKGIESSDCRAGKTNQSGGTVHYYWGVPFCPKGVDPSEYTKVILCQLEVYQKSLKSAQRQLLHKMDYGQPIHLTASSRKYFKEDTQGSVSQEDTEECVAEDNTQKPDEDETERDDNSDSQETQYLSSKRQKISQSPAQTGLENDHCSSSQDENDSVKMPFTQLQPSECAGVAPVAPGESAVSPTAVRNDRHLKEHPDIAQEEEITVCPETQPCPAKQEESDKEDQTDIMENSSDPQVSNSSDEDLICLNKVYKNVACPMCGCNFSRTQIERHAAYCDGTKRQQEMAVLRPRNKLRRSHDSSAAVSITSSDSGKCEKCYLCKLLVPLKDYQAHVDNCLQTAMLETQGSQRLRSVKEYPERNCRLLSMLEHSESSLAETNGNAPEPSHLSPPREEHGAHFSSEHLNLSDSPIRSFVAISEATDCLVDFKKQFSRRPGSRGAGRRGKRRRM
- the UIMC1 gene encoding BRCA1-A complex subunit RAP80 isoform X2, translating into MTEEEQLALAVQMSQQEQAKPEGYTQEEEDELIKKAIEESLHSCQVPDILVSATKDELTSGASSSHEYCEKEPHSSKESKPSGEISAKSPVVRLQRLSQDIVESSSVILSPNCKDPISCIENCLQSALSPCTSSNFVKASPAKELALSPVFPKKSPRPCKLIPCRLFQEISPSVDRPVDDLDDQCTHCSESPQIDSLSMLPTSCSQGESLYQNDCGKTETFHTDKAKKLDCEKGIESSDCRAGKTNQSGGTVHYYWGVPFCPKGVDPSEYTKVILCQLEVYQKSLKSAQRQLLHKMDYGQPIHLTASSRKYFKEDTQGSVSQEDTEECVAEDNTQKPDEDETERDDNSDSQETQYLSSKRQKISQSPAQTGLENDHCSSSQDENDSVKMPFTQLQPSECAGVAPVAPGESAVSPTAVRNDRHLKEHPDIAQEEEITVCPETQPCPAKQEESDKEDQTDIMENSSDPQVSNSSDEDLICLNKVYKNVACPMCGCNFSRTQIERHAAYCDGTKRQQEMAVLRPRNKLRRSHDSSAAVSITSSDSGK